A part of Rhodamnia argentea isolate NSW1041297 chromosome 8, ASM2092103v1, whole genome shotgun sequence genomic DNA contains:
- the LOC115738081 gene encoding Golgi SNAP receptor complex member 1-1 — protein MDVPSSWDALRKQARNLEAQLDEQMNSYRRIVSAKASSKADATETDVETGIDRLLKQLEQVNIQMQAWVSSGGSEMVSHTLTRHQEILQDLTQEFYRLRSSLRAKQEHASLLEDFREFDRTRLDLEDGHGSPEQALLKERATIGRSTGQMDNVISQAHATLGALVLQRSTFGGINSKLSNVSSRLPSVNQILSAIKRKKSMDTIILSLVASVCTFLIFIYWLSK, from the exons GCAAGAAATCTCGAAGCTCAGTTGGACGAGCAGATGAATTCATATAGGAGGATTGTCTCTGCAAAGGCTTCTTCTAAAGCTGATGCAACAGAGACAGATGTTGAAACTGGGATAGATCGACTACTGAAACAGCTTGAACAAGTAAATATACAAATGCAAGCTTGGGTATCATCTGGAGGATCGGAGATGGTTTCTCATACTTTGACACGGCATCAAGAAATTCTACAAGATCTTACGCAG GAGTTCTATCGACTTCGATCCAGCCTAAGAGCTAAACAAGAGCATGCCTCACTCCTTGAGGATTTTAGGGAGTTTGATAGGACAAGGCTGGACTTGGAAGATGGCCACGGTTCACCAGAGCAAGCCCTTCTTAAGGAGCGTGCAACCATTGGAAGAAGCACAGGACAG ATGGATAATGTCATATCTCAAGCACATGCGACACTTGGTGCCCTTGTTTTGCAACGTTCCACTTTCGGGGGCATCAATTCAAAACTTAGCAATGTTAGCAGCCGCCTCCCATCG GTTAATCAAATTCTCTCGGCaataaagaggaaaaagtcTATGGATACGATCATACTCTCTCTTGTTGCTTCCGTTTGCACATTTCTCATTTTCATATATTGGCTGAGCAAGTAA